One genomic window of Prosthecodimorpha staleyi includes the following:
- a CDS encoding ABCB family ABC transporter ATP-binding protein/permease yields MTPHQTASAPKISADSGRTFQSLKALWPHIWPHDRGDLKLRVVIAMAFLLVGKVLTVLLPYAYKWATDALAPGATTPTPVQFLAAPVLLVIAYGVIRIVFNGFNQLRDALFASVGQHAVRQLANRTFRHLHELSLRFHLQRRTGGLSRIIERGANGIETIVRMTILAGIPTILEFALMAGVIAWQFDWTYVAVMAVTVWLYVWFSVKASDWRIRIRRDMNDADTDSMSKAVDSLLNFETVKYFNNEPMEAERYDRATAKYENAATRTYTSLAWLNFGQAVIFTVGMVVTMVMSANAVLAGTQTIGDFVMINALMTQLSMPLNFIGTLYREISQGLADMEAMFKVLDVPAEVVDKPGAPALDVKAGVIRFEDVHFSYDPDRAILRGISFEVPAGRTIAIVGPSGAGKSTISRLLFRFYDVGAGRITIDGQDIRDVTQASLRQRIGMVPQDTVLFNDTIAYNIRYGRPSASEAEVREAARMAQISGFIERLPKGFDTEVGERGLKLSGGEKQRVAIARTILKAPPILMLDEATSALDTHTEREIQTALDQVSLNRTTLVIAHRLSTVVNADEIIVLEHGVIVERGRHQDLLDLGGLYASMWERQRAVDEARERLRATEESDTLGLAVKTRRTDAAAE; encoded by the coding sequence ATGACACCGCACCAAACGGCGTCCGCGCCGAAGATTTCGGCGGACAGCGGCCGCACCTTCCAGTCGCTCAAGGCACTGTGGCCGCATATCTGGCCGCATGATCGCGGCGACCTGAAGCTGCGCGTCGTCATCGCGATGGCCTTCCTGCTGGTCGGCAAGGTGCTGACCGTCCTGCTGCCCTATGCCTACAAATGGGCCACGGATGCGCTCGCGCCCGGGGCGACCACGCCCACCCCGGTGCAGTTCCTCGCCGCGCCGGTGCTGCTGGTCATCGCCTACGGGGTGATCCGGATCGTCTTCAACGGCTTCAACCAGCTGCGCGACGCGCTGTTCGCCTCGGTCGGCCAGCATGCGGTGCGCCAGCTCGCCAACCGCACCTTCCGCCACCTGCATGAACTGTCGCTGCGCTTCCACCTGCAGCGGCGCACCGGCGGCCTGTCGCGGATCATCGAGCGCGGCGCCAACGGCATCGAGACGATCGTCCGCATGACGATCCTGGCCGGCATCCCGACCATCCTCGAATTCGCCCTGATGGCCGGCGTGATCGCCTGGCAGTTCGACTGGACCTATGTCGCCGTCATGGCCGTGACGGTCTGGCTCTATGTCTGGTTCTCGGTCAAGGCCTCCGACTGGCGCATCCGCATCCGGCGCGACATGAACGACGCCGATACCGATTCCATGTCGAAGGCGGTCGACAGCCTGCTCAATTTCGAGACGGTCAAGTATTTCAACAACGAGCCGATGGAAGCGGAGCGCTACGACCGCGCCACCGCCAAATACGAGAATGCCGCGACCCGCACCTATACGTCGCTCGCCTGGCTGAACTTCGGGCAGGCGGTGATCTTCACCGTCGGCATGGTGGTCACCATGGTGATGTCGGCCAATGCGGTGCTGGCCGGCACGCAGACCATCGGCGATTTCGTCATGATCAACGCGCTGATGACGCAGCTTTCCATGCCGCTTAACTTCATCGGCACGCTCTATCGCGAGATCAGCCAGGGCCTCGCCGACATGGAGGCGATGTTCAAGGTGCTCGACGTGCCGGCCGAGGTCGTCGACAAGCCGGGCGCGCCCGCCCTCGACGTGAAGGCCGGCGTGATCCGTTTCGAGGACGTGCATTTCTCCTACGACCCGGACCGCGCCATCCTGCGCGGCATCTCCTTCGAGGTGCCGGCCGGCCGGACCATCGCCATCGTCGGCCCGTCGGGGGCCGGCAAGTCGACCATCTCGCGGCTCCTGTTCCGCTTCTACGATGTCGGCGCCGGACGCATCACGATCGACGGGCAGGACATCCGCGACGTGACCCAGGCGAGCCTGCGCCAGCGCATCGGTATGGTTCCGCAGGACACCGTGCTGTTCAACGACACCATCGCCTACAACATCCGCTACGGCCGGCCGAGCGCCAGCGAGGCGGAGGTGCGCGAGGCGGCCCGCATGGCCCAGATTTCCGGCTTCATCGAGCGCCTGCCGAAGGGCTTCGACACCGAGGTCGGCGAGCGCGGCCTGAAGCTCTCCGGTGGCGAGAAGCAGCGCGTCGCCATCGCCCGCACCATCCTCAAGGCGCCGCCGATCCTGATGCTCGACGAGGCGACCAGCGCGCTCGACACCCACACCGAGCGCGAGATCCAGACCGCGCTCGACCAGGTCTCGCTCAACCGGACCACGCTGGTGATCGCCCACCGGCTGTCGACCGTGGTCAATGCCGACGAGATCATCGTGCTCGAGCACGGCGTGATCGTCGAGCGCGGCCGGCATCAGGACCTGCTCGACCTTGGCGGCCTCTACGCCTCGATGTGGGAGCGCCAGCGCGCCGTCGACGAGGCGCGCGAGCGCCTGCGCGCGACCGAGGAGAGCGACACGCTCGGCCTCGCGGTGAAGACGCGCCGGACCGATGCGGCAGCCGAATAG
- a CDS encoding CDP-alcohol phosphatidyltransferase family protein codes for MNIAAAVAKRQNVLIALAIHAFTASGIVLAMLAAVSAYKLDWQAFFAWLGIALFVDGVDGPIARRFHVERNLPTISGAALDFVVDYVTYVFLPAFALATGGFTSAPIALALAGVIVFTSALYFADTRMKMKNNAFRGFPAVWNGVVFLFFVFRPPTEVIVGVTLLLAVLTFLPVAFVHPVRVERWRPLTLAVTVVWFVLAGITLAESLAPPAVVAWSLLATSLYLASVAAVQQGLDWFDRARRGL; via the coding sequence TTGAACATTGCTGCCGCCGTGGCCAAGCGCCAGAACGTCCTCATCGCGCTCGCGATTCACGCCTTCACGGCGTCCGGCATCGTGCTGGCGATGCTCGCTGCCGTCTCGGCCTACAAGCTCGACTGGCAGGCCTTCTTCGCCTGGCTCGGCATCGCCCTGTTCGTCGACGGCGTCGACGGGCCGATCGCGCGGCGCTTCCATGTCGAGCGCAACCTGCCGACCATCTCGGGCGCGGCCCTCGATTTCGTGGTCGACTACGTCACCTATGTGTTCCTGCCCGCCTTCGCGCTGGCGACCGGCGGCTTCACTTCGGCGCCGATCGCGCTCGCCCTGGCCGGCGTGATCGTCTTCACCAGCGCGCTCTATTTCGCCGACACGCGCATGAAGATGAAGAACAACGCCTTCCGCGGCTTTCCGGCCGTCTGGAACGGCGTCGTGTTCCTGTTCTTCGTCTTCCGGCCGCCGACCGAGGTGATCGTCGGCGTGACGCTTCTCCTCGCCGTGCTGACCTTCCTGCCGGTCGCCTTCGTGCATCCCGTCCGCGTCGAACGCTGGCGTCCGCTGACGCTGGCCGTCACGGTCGTGTGGTTCGTCCTCGCCGGCATCACGCTCGCCGAGAGCCTGGCGCCGCCGGCCGTGGTCGCCTGGAGCCTGCTTGCCACGAGCCTCTATCTTGCCTCGGTCGCTGCCGTGCAGCAGGGTCTCGACTGGTTCGACCGAGCCCGCCGCGGGCTCTGA
- a CDS encoding glutathione S-transferase family protein, producing MHTLFYSPAACSLAPHIVLEEIGKPFGLELVRAGVDTVKPDWFARNPKGRVPALTGVPGSIAGGPDLLTECNAIMIYLARTNPEVGLVPADPAREARMIEWMNWLAASFHAAAYASVRRPGRFLDDPALHPQMQEKGMRTVKEHCALIDRILGDGRDWAVPGGYTLADPYLFTFYVFLYRFEGFDRSPYPAWTAHAAKVLERPAVRRALAQEGIAMELPA from the coding sequence ATGCACACGCTGTTCTATTCGCCCGCCGCCTGTTCGCTCGCGCCGCATATCGTGCTCGAGGAGATCGGCAAGCCGTTCGGCCTGGAACTGGTCAGGGCGGGCGTCGACACGGTCAAGCCGGATTGGTTCGCCCGCAATCCGAAGGGTCGCGTGCCGGCGCTGACCGGCGTGCCGGGCTCGATCGCCGGCGGACCGGATCTTCTGACCGAATGCAATGCGATCATGATCTATCTGGCGCGCACCAACCCGGAGGTTGGGCTGGTGCCGGCCGACCCGGCGCGCGAGGCGCGCATGATCGAGTGGATGAACTGGCTCGCCGCCTCCTTCCACGCCGCCGCCTACGCGTCGGTCCGCCGGCCGGGGCGCTTCCTGGACGATCCGGCCCTGCATCCGCAGATGCAGGAGAAGGGCATGCGCACCGTCAAGGAGCATTGCGCCCTGATCGACCGCATCCTGGGCGACGGGCGCGACTGGGCTGTGCCGGGCGGCTATACGCTGGCCGATCCCTATCTCTTCACCTTCTATGTCTTCCTCTACCGCTTCGAGGGCTTCGACCGCTCGCCCTATCCGGCCTGGACGGCGCATGCCGCCAAGGTCCTGGAACGCCCGGCGGTGCGCCGTGCGCTTGCCCAGGAGGGGATTGCCATGGAACTGCCGGCCTGA
- a CDS encoding phosphatidylserine decarboxylase, producing the protein MNSVVKSIAAAIPKVNREGYPFVAIAAGLTLVASFIWSPLAWILFGLTIWVVAFFRDPPRVTPVAPGLVIAPADGRVSQIGPAVPPPELDLGHEGWIRVSIFMNVFNCHVNRAPVGGRITRIAYKPGKFLNAELDKASEHNERNGLVIATDDRPGAGVTIGVVQIAGLVARRIVSWAKEGETIAPGDRFGMIRFGSRLDVYMPAGTVPLVAIGQTTIAGETVLADLSRPGSGHEVVRVS; encoded by the coding sequence ATGAATTCCGTCGTCAAGTCGATCGCCGCCGCCATTCCGAAGGTCAACCGGGAGGGCTATCCCTTCGTCGCCATCGCGGCGGGGCTGACCCTGGTCGCCAGTTTCATCTGGTCGCCGCTCGCCTGGATCCTGTTCGGCCTGACGATCTGGGTCGTCGCTTTCTTCCGCGATCCGCCGCGCGTGACCCCCGTCGCGCCGGGGCTGGTGATCGCACCGGCCGACGGGCGCGTGTCGCAGATCGGTCCGGCCGTGCCGCCGCCCGAGCTCGATCTCGGCCATGAGGGCTGGATCCGCGTCTCGATCTTCATGAACGTGTTCAACTGCCATGTGAACCGCGCTCCCGTCGGCGGCCGGATCACGCGCATCGCCTACAAGCCGGGCAAGTTCCTCAATGCGGAACTCGACAAGGCGAGCGAGCACAACGAGCGCAACGGCCTGGTCATCGCGACCGACGACCGGCCTGGTGCCGGCGTAACCATCGGCGTCGTCCAGATCGCCGGCCTGGTGGCGCGGCGGATCGTCTCCTGGGCGAAGGAAGGCGAAACCATTGCGCCCGGCGACCGCTTCGGCATGATCCGCTTCGGCTCGCGGCTCGATGTCTACATGCCGGCAGGGACGGTGCCGCTGGTGGCGATCGGACAGACTACGATCGCCGGTGAGACCGTGCTCGCTGATCTGTCGCGGCCGGGCAGCGGCCATGAGGTGGTTCGGGTCAGCTGA
- a CDS encoding CDP-alcohol phosphatidyltransferase family protein — translation MDDLFPPVVHESTKTGRRFARLRAVPFRIVLPNLVTLLALVSGLTAIRMALEARWEWAVGAVVVAALLDAVDGRVARWVKGTSKFGAELDSLADFVNFGVVPGLLLYIWMLSEVRSLGWLAVIAFAIAMALRLARFNVMVDKPKPDWHANFFTGMPAPAGAITVLLPLYLNDFITIPHNRAVAVVLSIYVLFIAFMAVSTIPTFSGKKMGTRVPRERIIPLSVLFVLFVAVLATYPFPVLALLAIVYLAFIPVGWNWYRRHEKRDREAAAQAPTGDVAPDGTAPVSPAEGV, via the coding sequence TTGGACGACCTGTTTCCGCCCGTGGTGCACGAATCGACCAAGACCGGCCGCCGCTTCGCGCGCCTGCGCGCGGTGCCGTTCCGCATCGTCCTGCCCAACCTGGTCACGCTCCTGGCGCTGGTCTCCGGGCTGACCGCGATCCGCATGGCGCTGGAGGCACGGTGGGAATGGGCCGTCGGCGCGGTGGTGGTCGCCGCCCTGCTCGATGCCGTCGACGGCCGGGTCGCGCGCTGGGTCAAGGGCACCTCGAAATTTGGCGCCGAGCTCGACAGCCTCGCCGACTTCGTCAATTTCGGCGTGGTGCCGGGGCTGCTGCTCTATATCTGGATGCTGAGCGAGGTCCGCTCGCTCGGCTGGCTGGCCGTGATCGCCTTCGCGATCGCGATGGCGCTGCGGCTGGCGCGCTTCAACGTCATGGTCGACAAGCCGAAGCCGGATTGGCACGCCAATTTCTTCACCGGCATGCCGGCCCCGGCCGGCGCCATCACGGTCCTGTTGCCGCTCTATCTGAACGATTTCATCACGATCCCGCACAATCGCGCCGTCGCGGTGGTGCTGTCGATCTACGTGCTGTTCATCGCCTTCATGGCGGTGTCGACCATTCCGACCTTCTCGGGCAAGAAGATGGGCACGCGCGTGCCGCGCGAGCGGATCATCCCGCTGTCGGTGCTGTTCGTATTGTTCGTTGCTGTGCTGGCGACCTATCCGTTCCCAGTGCTGGCCCTCTTGGCAATCGTCTATCTCGCCTTCATTCCCGTCGGCTGGAACTGGTATCGCCGGCATGAAAAAAGAGATCGCGAGGCGGCCGCACAAGCGCCGACTGGCGATGTGGCTCCGGACGGCACTGCTCCGGTATCTCCTGCCGAGGGCGTCTGA
- a CDS encoding glycosyltransferase family 29 protein, giving the protein MNAHFKDSQSSSPMSVRAQIEAFKLEQSSHSDRIAHAKMLFDTEGPTNEVVDRVREIAGSFGWFGEKLRDRTRCILANVYAERGDWIGAYRALGSVRGRGWPMVVQYGSTACLAALHELGYAAVPVIAECARLMPIGDRRMLELQQLLSDRSKTIAVVGNSPVQIGRGAGAEIDAHDIVIRFNNFSEDDRFTVDYGRKTTIWARSGGHIDVWRRPPGGFEFVLFSGADRRYHGAQAWDVLETERAGGRAAFVPTRIFVELVKALDRVPSAGLLILHWLRKIRGPLAAGGVSYYGFKLTDQNDGTNRHYFANPTQAKGRHDWDAEAAYLATVILG; this is encoded by the coding sequence ATGAACGCCCACTTCAAGGACAGCCAGTCTTCGTCGCCGATGAGCGTCCGGGCGCAGATCGAGGCATTCAAGCTCGAGCAGTCCAGCCATTCGGACCGGATCGCGCATGCCAAGATGCTGTTCGATACCGAAGGGCCGACCAACGAAGTGGTCGACCGGGTGCGCGAGATCGCCGGAAGCTTCGGCTGGTTCGGCGAGAAGCTCCGGGATCGGACCCGCTGTATCCTGGCCAATGTCTATGCGGAGCGCGGCGATTGGATCGGTGCCTATCGGGCTCTCGGTTCGGTCCGCGGGCGGGGTTGGCCGATGGTCGTCCAATACGGCTCGACGGCGTGTCTCGCGGCCTTGCACGAACTCGGTTACGCCGCCGTTCCCGTGATCGCGGAATGCGCCAGGCTGATGCCGATTGGCGACCGGCGGATGCTCGAATTGCAGCAACTGCTTTCGGACCGCTCGAAGACGATCGCGGTGGTCGGCAATTCGCCGGTTCAGATCGGCCGCGGGGCCGGTGCCGAGATCGACGCGCACGATATCGTCATCCGCTTCAACAATTTCTCCGAGGACGACCGCTTCACGGTCGACTACGGCCGGAAGACCACCATCTGGGCGCGTAGCGGCGGCCATATCGATGTCTGGCGGCGCCCGCCGGGCGGCTTCGAATTCGTCCTCTTCTCCGGAGCCGACCGGCGCTACCACGGCGCACAGGCCTGGGATGTCCTGGAGACGGAACGTGCGGGCGGTCGTGCGGCCTTCGTGCCGACCCGGATCTTCGTCGAACTCGTCAAGGCCCTCGACCGCGTGCCGAGTGCCGGGCTTTTGATCCTGCACTGGCTGCGCAAGATTCGCGGTCCTCTCGCGGCCGGCGGCGTCTCCTATTACGGCTTCAAACTGACCGACCAGAACGACGGAACCAACCGGCACTATTTCGCCAATCCGACCCAGGCGAAGGGTCGTCACGATTGGGATGCCGAGGCGGCCTATCTGGCGACCGTCATTCTCGGCTGA
- a CDS encoding polysaccharide pyruvyl transferase family protein, with the protein MPQCKVAILFVNLKGNIGDFAILHSMLEMLSIRHPDCSLLVIPARYLPRDEARMAAFAAALGRSFDLVDMPIREQRPPLWRWLVRRGFPALARALYYRLMQFRALRIIPHVSGAQAIYCENGDQWNGFVGLDMLATVTALKRFVKPIRTFPFSINPATPAFLTPALLRSGLGGLDLPLTARDVISLEVIRSLDIEARLVPDCVHWLAPMAASVTPRAGRDPERILIAATGTPSKLKSTLDAAVRRFEGRPICLVTTCEREDGAIYAEIAAHHGIEWIAPMTWQDLVAEFKMARVVVTNRLHGLILAGLAGAPVLPVCDRKKAEAYAIETGVPHAARDLDAVEPELVEAVARDREAVLACTVRYRETCRAALEAWLL; encoded by the coding sequence ATGCCGCAATGTAAGGTCGCCATACTTTTTGTCAATTTGAAGGGGAATATTGGCGATTTTGCAATTCTGCATTCTATGCTTGAAATGCTGTCCATTCGCCATCCGGATTGTAGCTTGCTTGTCATTCCGGCCCGCTACCTTCCGAGGGACGAAGCGCGAATGGCGGCATTTGCCGCGGCACTGGGCCGGTCGTTCGACCTGGTCGACATGCCGATCCGCGAGCAACGGCCGCCCCTCTGGCGCTGGCTGGTGCGGAGAGGCTTTCCGGCGCTTGCGCGCGCTCTCTATTATCGCCTGATGCAATTCCGGGCGCTGCGGATCATTCCGCATGTATCCGGGGCCCAGGCGATCTACTGCGAGAACGGAGATCAGTGGAACGGCTTTGTCGGTCTCGACATGCTGGCCACGGTGACGGCGCTGAAGCGGTTCGTAAAACCGATCCGCACCTTTCCTTTTTCGATCAACCCGGCAACCCCGGCTTTCCTGACGCCCGCCCTGCTGCGGAGCGGCTTGGGTGGTCTCGACCTGCCCTTGACCGCGCGCGATGTGATCTCCCTGGAGGTGATCCGTTCGCTCGATATCGAAGCCCGCCTTGTCCCGGATTGCGTGCACTGGCTGGCGCCGATGGCGGCGTCCGTCACCCCCAGGGCCGGCCGCGATCCGGAGCGCATTCTGATCGCCGCGACGGGAACGCCATCGAAGCTGAAGTCTACGCTGGACGCGGCCGTCCGGCGGTTCGAAGGGCGGCCGATCTGCCTCGTGACGACATGCGAGCGCGAGGACGGGGCGATCTATGCGGAGATCGCCGCGCATCACGGCATCGAATGGATAGCGCCGATGACCTGGCAGGATCTGGTGGCCGAGTTCAAGATGGCCCGGGTCGTCGTCACCAATCGGCTGCATGGGCTGATCCTGGCCGGCCTGGCGGGCGCGCCCGTCCTTCCGGTCTGCGACCGCAAGAAGGCGGAGGCCTATGCGATCGAGACGGGGGTCCCGCATGCCGCCCGCGATCTCGACGCGGTGGAGCCGGAACTCGTCGAGGCCGTCGCCCGCGACCGCGAGGCAGTCCTCGCCTGCACCGTGCGCTATCGCGAAACCTGCCGCGCCGCGCTCGAAGCATGGCTGCTGTGA
- the puuE gene encoding allantoinase PuuE, giving the protein MIAPAYPRDMIGYGRTPPDPKWPGGARVAVQFVINYEEGGENAVIHGDPASEAFLSEIVGAAAWPGKRHMNMESIYEYGSRAGFWRLWRLFTARGIPVTVYGVAHALMRNPDVVAAMREADWEIASHGLKWIDYKDFTEAEERAHMLEAIRIHTEVTGSRPLGWYTGRSSIHTQKLVMEEGGFLYDSDSYADDLPYWVDGGRGPHLVIPYTLDANDMRFATPQGFNSGDQFFTYLKDSFDLLYSEGETAPRMMSVGLHCRLVGRPGRAAALARFLDYVQSHDAVWCPRRIDIAWHWHAHHKPA; this is encoded by the coding sequence ATGATCGCACCCGCCTATCCGCGCGACATGATCGGTTACGGCCGCACGCCCCCGGATCCGAAATGGCCCGGCGGCGCGCGCGTCGCCGTGCAGTTCGTGATCAACTACGAGGAGGGCGGCGAGAATGCCGTGATCCATGGCGATCCAGCCTCGGAAGCCTTTCTGTCCGAAATCGTCGGCGCCGCGGCCTGGCCCGGCAAGCGGCACATGAATATGGAATCGATCTACGAGTACGGCTCCCGTGCAGGCTTCTGGCGGTTATGGCGCCTGTTCACGGCGCGCGGGATCCCGGTCACCGTCTACGGCGTGGCGCATGCATTGATGCGCAATCCCGATGTGGTTGCGGCGATGCGCGAAGCCGATTGGGAGATTGCGTCGCATGGGCTGAAGTGGATCGACTACAAGGACTTCACGGAGGCGGAAGAGCGCGCCCACATGCTCGAGGCGATCCGGATTCACACCGAAGTCACCGGATCGCGTCCGCTTGGCTGGTATACCGGGCGCTCGTCGATCCACACCCAGAAGCTGGTGATGGAGGAGGGGGGCTTCCTCTACGATTCTGACTCCTATGCCGACGATCTGCCCTATTGGGTCGACGGTGGCCGGGGCCCTCATCTCGTCATTCCCTATACCCTCGACGCGAACGACATGCGCTTCGCCACCCCGCAGGGCTTCAACTCGGGCGACCAGTTCTTCACCTACCTGAAGGATAGCTTCGATCTTCTCTATTCCGAGGGCGAGACGGCGCCGAGGATGATGTCGGTCGGGCTGCATTGCCGCCTGGTCGGACGCCCCGGGCGCGCCGCGGCCCTGGCGCGGTTCCTGGACTATGTGCAGAGCCACGACGCGGTCTGGTGTCCGCGCCGCATCGACATCGCCTGGCACTGGCATGCGCATCACAAACCGGCCTGA
- a CDS encoding ABC transporter ATP-binding protein: MITFDDVVKTYGAGNRSKVIMRRGNFDIPGRRAIGLMGGNGAGKSTLLRLIAGTEKPTRGRIRRWGKVSWPLGFAGGFEKSMTARENAVFVARIYHEDPDRVCEYVLEFSELGHYFEMPVQTYSSGMKQKLAFGLCMAMDFDCYLIDEVTAVGDDRFREKCQLAFAERRERSGLIMVSHSFATIRAYCDMAAILVDGELFFFDDLEEGIAEFKCLLFAKERA, from the coding sequence ATCATCACGTTCGACGACGTCGTGAAGACCTACGGAGCGGGGAATCGCTCCAAGGTCATCATGCGCCGCGGCAATTTCGACATTCCCGGCCGGCGCGCCATCGGTCTGATGGGCGGCAACGGCGCCGGCAAGTCGACCTTGCTGCGCCTTATCGCCGGAACCGAAAAGCCGACCCGTGGACGCATCCGCCGCTGGGGCAAGGTGTCCTGGCCGCTCGGTTTTGCCGGCGGCTTCGAGAAGAGCATGACTGCCCGCGAGAACGCCGTTTTCGTCGCGCGGATCTATCATGAGGATCCGGACCGGGTTTGCGAGTACGTTCTGGAGTTTTCCGAACTCGGTCATTATTTCGAAATGCCTGTCCAGACCTATTCGAGCGGCATGAAACAGAAGCTCGCATTCGGTCTGTGCATGGCGATGGACTTCGACTGCTATCTGATCGACGAAGTCACAGCCGTCGGCGACGACCGGTTTCGCGAGAAGTGTCAGTTGGCCTTTGCCGAAAGGCGCGAAAGATCGGGCCTGATCATGGTGTCGCACAGCTTCGCGACGATTCGGGCCTATTGCGATATGGCAGCCATCCTGGTGGACGGCGAGCTCTTCTTCTTCGACGACTTGGAAGAAGGGATCGCGGAGTTCAAGTGTCTGCTGTTCGCCAAGGAGCGTGCCTAG
- a CDS encoding polysaccharide biosynthesis/export family protein, with amino-acid sequence MKSVAKLRIGCSAVLALWLAGCSSLPSDGPSAMAISSEKVETSLPIDSYLIVQLDEPVVRTVGPWRPHTFADRFAIRSGPRGQPLGIGDTLDIRILEAGDNGLFANTQTRGTQFQVQIDETGNIFVPYVGRMRAAGRSSEALRQAIQDALADKAIQPQVMLGVTGNQANAAVVVGDVAKPGKYPLNVGGTRLLDMVALAGGSRFTTYETTVTLKRKAESASILLEDLVLVPNNNVYLVPDDEILLTFAPQTYTILGSVARPSEIKFETKTVTLAEAVARGGGLNTLAADASGIFVFRFEEPHLVKAIRPDWQPKGPGKIPVVYRLNLLEPKGLFLARQMWLRDKDIVYVATAPAVEFAKFLDIVGKTTAVVRGGTGVARDIQVLNKN; translated from the coding sequence ATGAAATCAGTAGCGAAGTTGCGTATCGGCTGCAGCGCGGTCCTCGCGCTTTGGCTTGCCGGCTGTTCGAGCCTGCCGTCGGACGGGCCATCGGCGATGGCCATCTCCAGCGAAAAGGTGGAGACCTCGCTCCCCATCGACAGCTATCTGATCGTGCAACTGGACGAGCCGGTCGTCCGTACGGTCGGTCCGTGGCGGCCGCACACCTTTGCGGACCGCTTCGCGATCCGCTCCGGTCCGCGCGGCCAGCCACTCGGCATCGGCGATACGCTCGACATCCGCATTCTTGAAGCCGGCGACAATGGGCTGTTCGCCAATACCCAGACCCGCGGCACACAGTTCCAGGTCCAGATCGACGAGACCGGCAATATCTTCGTGCCCTATGTCGGCCGGATGCGCGCGGCGGGGCGGTCGAGCGAGGCATTGCGCCAGGCGATCCAGGATGCGCTGGCCGACAAGGCGATCCAGCCGCAGGTGATGCTCGGCGTTACCGGAAACCAGGCCAATGCGGCCGTGGTGGTCGGCGATGTGGCGAAACCCGGCAAGTATCCGCTCAATGTCGGCGGCACCAGGCTGCTCGACATGGTCGCGCTGGCCGGCGGCTCGCGCTTCACCACCTACGAGACGACGGTCACGCTGAAGAGAAAAGCGGAATCGGCCTCGATCCTGCTCGAGGACCTGGTCCTCGTCCCGAACAACAACGTCTATCTCGTGCCGGACGACGAGATCCTGCTCACCTTCGCGCCGCAGACCTATACCATCCTCGGTTCGGTGGCGCGCCCGAGCGAGATCAAGTTCGAGACCAAGACGGTCACGCTCGCGGAAGCCGTGGCGCGGGGCGGCGGCCTCAACACCTTGGCGGCCGACGCCAGCGGCATCTTCGTGTTCCGCTTCGAGGAGCCGCATCTGGTCAAGGCGATCCGGCCGGACTGGCAGCCCAAGGGGCCCGGCAAGATTCCCGTGGTCTACCGGTTGAACCTGCTCGAGCCGAAGGGCCTGTTCCTGGCCCGGCAGATGTGGCTGCGCGACAAGGACATCGTCTACGTGGCGACCGCGCCCGCGGTCGAGTTCGCGAAGTTCCTCGACATCGTCGGCAAGACGACCGCGGTCGTGCGCGGCGGCACGGGTGTGGCGCGCGATATCCAGGTGCTCAACAAGAACTGA